One window of the Lacerta agilis isolate rLacAgi1 chromosome 17, rLacAgi1.pri, whole genome shotgun sequence genome contains the following:
- the RSRC2 gene encoding arginine/serine-rich coiled-coil protein 2 isoform X1 codes for MAASDTEREAIAPEKSSPDREKKKDASNSPRTSKHHYSRSRSRSRERKRKSDNDGKKYRSRSRSKEARRHGSKEKSSKKHKFEDHNDKEHSSDKGRESLSTSENGEERHKRKERKSSRGRSHSRSRSRERRHRSRSRDRKKSRSRSRDKKRRVRSRSRSRSRHRHRSRSRSRTRSRSRERKKRPEKPRRFSRSHSRTPSPPPFRGRNTAMDAQEALARRLERAKKLQEQREKELVEKQKQQEMAAAAAATGTSVINVAALLASGTQVTPQIAMAAQMAALQAKALAETGIAVPSYYNPAAVNPMKFAEQEKKRKMLWQGKKEGDKSQSAEIWEKLNFGNKDQNVKFRKLMGIKSEEEAGGSSSVDEESYKTLKQQEEVFRNLDAQYEMARSQTHTQRGMGLGFTSSMRGMDAV; via the exons ATGGCG GCTAGTGATACAGAGCGAGAGGCAATAGCCCCAGAGAAATCATCTCCtgatagagaaaagaaaaaagatgcatCTAATTCTCCTAGAACTTCAAAACATCATTATTCAAGGTCACGTTCACGATCAAGAGAGAGAAAACGAAAGTCAG ATAATGACGGGAAAAAGTACAGAAGTCGGAGCAGAAGCAAAGAG GCAAGAAGACATGGGTCCAAAGAGAAGTCCTCGAAGAAGCACAAATTTGAAGACCATAATGACAAAGAACACTCTTCTGATAAAGGAAGAGAGAGCCTGAGCACTTCAGAAAATGGTGAGGAACGGCATAAGCGCAAGGAGAGGAAATCCTCAAGGGGACGAAGTCATTCAAGATCTAGGTCTCGTGAAAG GCGTCACCGTAGTAGAAGCCGTGATAGAAAAAAGTCACGATCTCGAAGCCGAGATAAAAAGCGACGTGTAAGATCACGTTCTAGATCAAGATCTAGACACAGGCAtcggagcaggagcaggagcagaacTAGGAGCAGAAGCAG agaaagaaagaagagaccTGAAAAGCCCAGAAGATTCAGCAGAAGTCATAGCCGAACTCCTAGTCCACCTCCCTTTAGGGGACGAAACACAGCAATGGATGCACAGGAAGCATTAGCTAGAAG ATTGGAAAGAGCAAAAAAACTGcaagaacagagagagaaagaactggttgaaaaacagaagcaacaagAAATGGCTGCTG CGGCTGCTGCCACCGGCACTTCTGTCATCAATGTTGCAGCTCTTCTGGCCTCTGGAACACAAGTCACTCCTCAGATAGCTATGGCAGCTCAAATGGCAGCCCTGCAAGCAAAGGCACTGGCAGAGACAGGAATAGCTGTTCCAAGCTATTATAATCCAGCAGCAGTAAATCCCATGAAGTTTGCTGAACAGGAGAAGAAGCGGAAAATGCTGTGGCAAGGCAAAAAAGAAGGG GATAAATCACAATCTGCAGAAATCTGGGAGAAACTGAACTTTGGAAACAAGGACCAAAATGTCAAATTTAGAAAATTAATGGGTATTAAG AGTGAAGAGGAAGCTGGTGGTAGTAGTTCGGTGGATGAAGAAAGTTACAAGACTttaaaacagcaggaagaagtaTTCAGAAATCTAGATGCACAATATGAAATGGCAAGGTCACAGACACACACCCAAAGAGGGATGGGATTGGGATTCACATCTTCGATGCGAGGAATGGATGCTGTTTGA
- the RSRC2 gene encoding arginine/serine-rich coiled-coil protein 2 isoform X2, producing MHLILLELQNIIIQGHVHDQERENESQIMTGKSTEVGAEAKRTNFFLKQARRHGSKEKSSKKHKFEDHNDKEHSSDKGRESLSTSENGEERHKRKERKSSRGRSHSRSRSRERRHRSRSRDRKKSRSRSRDKKRRVRSRSRSRSRHRHRSRSRSRTRSRSRERKKRPEKPRRFSRSHSRTPSPPPFRGRNTAMDAQEALARRLERAKKLQEQREKELVEKQKQQEMAAAAAATGTSVINVAALLASGTQVTPQIAMAAQMAALQAKALAETGIAVPSYYNPAAVNPMKFAEQEKKRKMLWQGKKEGDKSQSAEIWEKLNFGNKDQNVKFRKLMGIKSEEEAGGSSSVDEESYKTLKQQEEVFRNLDAQYEMARSQTHTQRGMGLGFTSSMRGMDAV from the exons atgcatCTAATTCTCCTAGAACTTCAAAACATCATTATTCAAGGTCACGTTCACGATCAAGAGAGAGAAAACGAAAGTCAG ATAATGACGGGAAAAAGTACAGAAGTCGGAGCAGAAGCAAAGAG AACCAACTTCTTCTTAAAACAGGCAAGAAGACATGGGTCCAAAGAGAAGTCCTCGAAGAAGCACAAATTTGAAGACCATAATGACAAAGAACACTCTTCTGATAAAGGAAGAGAGAGCCTGAGCACTTCAGAAAATGGTGAGGAACGGCATAAGCGCAAGGAGAGGAAATCCTCAAGGGGACGAAGTCATTCAAGATCTAGGTCTCGTGAAAG GCGTCACCGTAGTAGAAGCCGTGATAGAAAAAAGTCACGATCTCGAAGCCGAGATAAAAAGCGACGTGTAAGATCACGTTCTAGATCAAGATCTAGACACAGGCAtcggagcaggagcaggagcagaacTAGGAGCAGAAGCAG agaaagaaagaagagaccTGAAAAGCCCAGAAGATTCAGCAGAAGTCATAGCCGAACTCCTAGTCCACCTCCCTTTAGGGGACGAAACACAGCAATGGATGCACAGGAAGCATTAGCTAGAAG ATTGGAAAGAGCAAAAAAACTGcaagaacagagagagaaagaactggttgaaaaacagaagcaacaagAAATGGCTGCTG CGGCTGCTGCCACCGGCACTTCTGTCATCAATGTTGCAGCTCTTCTGGCCTCTGGAACACAAGTCACTCCTCAGATAGCTATGGCAGCTCAAATGGCAGCCCTGCAAGCAAAGGCACTGGCAGAGACAGGAATAGCTGTTCCAAGCTATTATAATCCAGCAGCAGTAAATCCCATGAAGTTTGCTGAACAGGAGAAGAAGCGGAAAATGCTGTGGCAAGGCAAAAAAGAAGGG GATAAATCACAATCTGCAGAAATCTGGGAGAAACTGAACTTTGGAAACAAGGACCAAAATGTCAAATTTAGAAAATTAATGGGTATTAAG AGTGAAGAGGAAGCTGGTGGTAGTAGTTCGGTGGATGAAGAAAGTTACAAGACTttaaaacagcaggaagaagtaTTCAGAAATCTAGATGCACAATATGAAATGGCAAGGTCACAGACACACACCCAAAGAGGGATGGGATTGGGATTCACATCTTCGATGCGAGGAATGGATGCTGTTTGA
- the RSRC2 gene encoding arginine/serine-rich coiled-coil protein 2 isoform X3 — protein sequence MIRTNFFLKQARRHGSKEKSSKKHKFEDHNDKEHSSDKGRESLSTSENGEERHKRKERKSSRGRSHSRSRSRERRHRSRSRDRKKSRSRSRDKKRRVRSRSRSRSRHRHRSRSRSRTRSRSRERKKRPEKPRRFSRSHSRTPSPPPFRGRNTAMDAQEALARRLERAKKLQEQREKELVEKQKQQEMAAAAAATGTSVINVAALLASGTQVTPQIAMAAQMAALQAKALAETGIAVPSYYNPAAVNPMKFAEQEKKRKMLWQGKKEGDKSQSAEIWEKLNFGNKDQNVKFRKLMGIKSEEEAGGSSSVDEESYKTLKQQEEVFRNLDAQYEMARSQTHTQRGMGLGFTSSMRGMDAV from the exons ATGATAAG AACCAACTTCTTCTTAAAACAGGCAAGAAGACATGGGTCCAAAGAGAAGTCCTCGAAGAAGCACAAATTTGAAGACCATAATGACAAAGAACACTCTTCTGATAAAGGAAGAGAGAGCCTGAGCACTTCAGAAAATGGTGAGGAACGGCATAAGCGCAAGGAGAGGAAATCCTCAAGGGGACGAAGTCATTCAAGATCTAGGTCTCGTGAAAG GCGTCACCGTAGTAGAAGCCGTGATAGAAAAAAGTCACGATCTCGAAGCCGAGATAAAAAGCGACGTGTAAGATCACGTTCTAGATCAAGATCTAGACACAGGCAtcggagcaggagcaggagcagaacTAGGAGCAGAAGCAG agaaagaaagaagagaccTGAAAAGCCCAGAAGATTCAGCAGAAGTCATAGCCGAACTCCTAGTCCACCTCCCTTTAGGGGACGAAACACAGCAATGGATGCACAGGAAGCATTAGCTAGAAG ATTGGAAAGAGCAAAAAAACTGcaagaacagagagagaaagaactggttgaaaaacagaagcaacaagAAATGGCTGCTG CGGCTGCTGCCACCGGCACTTCTGTCATCAATGTTGCAGCTCTTCTGGCCTCTGGAACACAAGTCACTCCTCAGATAGCTATGGCAGCTCAAATGGCAGCCCTGCAAGCAAAGGCACTGGCAGAGACAGGAATAGCTGTTCCAAGCTATTATAATCCAGCAGCAGTAAATCCCATGAAGTTTGCTGAACAGGAGAAGAAGCGGAAAATGCTGTGGCAAGGCAAAAAAGAAGGG GATAAATCACAATCTGCAGAAATCTGGGAGAAACTGAACTTTGGAAACAAGGACCAAAATGTCAAATTTAGAAAATTAATGGGTATTAAG AGTGAAGAGGAAGCTGGTGGTAGTAGTTCGGTGGATGAAGAAAGTTACAAGACTttaaaacagcaggaagaagtaTTCAGAAATCTAGATGCACAATATGAAATGGCAAGGTCACAGACACACACCCAAAGAGGGATGGGATTGGGATTCACATCTTCGATGCGAGGAATGGATGCTGTTTGA